A genomic region of Oryza glaberrima chromosome 1, OglaRS2, whole genome shotgun sequence contains the following coding sequences:
- the LOC127775394 gene encoding uncharacterized protein LOC127775394 isoform X1, whose amino-acid sequence MAAAAAVACGMSTSFLIRLSPSPPASSHVPLPRSPASSARPRRASSVSLSTAPRPRARAAGSDSPSNFGLPSKSEVNSVTIGQTSLMPPFSLMLDEGSRSKKPYRWQRVLLKVSGEALAGDHTENIDPKITMAIAREVASVTRLGVEVAIVVGGGNIFRGASWAGCSGLDRSSADYIGMLATVMNAIFLQATMESIGIPTRVQTAFRMSEVAEPYIRRRAVRHLEKGRVVIFAAGTGNPFFTTDTAAALRCAEINAEVVLKATNVDGVYDADPKRNPNARLLEAVSYHEVQTRDLSVMDMTAITLCQENNIPVVVFNLQKPGNIAKAIVGEKVGTFIGCTKDQDQIVGNALDQERRLVNEL is encoded by the exons atggccgccgccgccgccgtcgcctgcggCATGTCTACGTCCTTCCTCATCCGCctctcgccttcgccgccggcgtcttCCCACGTGCCTCTCCCTCGGTCTCCGGCTTCCTCGGCGCGCCCGCGGCGAGCGTCTTCCgtctccctctccaccgcgcctAGGCCGAGGGCACGCGCCGCCGGCTCCGACTCTCCCTCCAACTTTGG ATTGCCATCAAAATCTGAGGTCAATTCTGTAACAAT AGGTCAAACATCACTGATGCCACCATTCAGCCTTATGCTTGATGAAGGCTCTAGATCTAAAAAGCCATATAGATGGCAAAGGGTGTTGCTTAAAGTAAGTGGGGAGGCTCTTGCTGGAGATCACACAGAAAATATTGATCCAAAG ATCACGATGGCAATTGCAAGAGAGGTTGCTTCTGTCACCAGACTAGGAGTAGAG GTTGCTATTGTTGTTGGTGGCGGCAATATCTTCCGCGGGGCCTCTTGGGCTGGATGTAGTGGACTCGACCGCTCATCAGCAGATTACATTGG CATGTTGGCTACTGTGATGAATGCCATATTTCTTCAAGCAACAATGGAGAGCATTGGAATACCAACCCGTGTCCAAACTGCATTTCGTATGTCAGAAGTTGCAGAACCATACATACGCCGAAGAGCTGTCAGGCATTTAGAGAAAGGAAGAGTTGTTATATTTGCTGCTGGAACAGGGAACCCATTCTTTACAACTGATACAGCTGCTGCTCTTCGTTGTGCAGAAA TCAATGCAGAGGTAGTACTTAAGGCAACAAATGTTGACGGTGTGTACGACGCAGACCCCAAGCGTAACCCAAATGCCCGCCTTCTTGAGGCTGTGAGCTACCATGAGGTGCAAACAAGAGACCTCTCAGTAATGGACATGACTGCCATTACGCTATGCCAAGAAAACAACATTCCTG TTGTCGTGTTTAATTTGCAAAAACCTGGAAATATTGCGAAAGCTATTGTTGGTGAGAAGGTTGGCACGTTTATAGGCTGCACAAAAGATCAGGACCAGATTGTGGGGAATGCACTGGATCAAGAAAGAAGATTGGTGAACGAGTTATGA
- the LOC127775394 gene encoding uridylate kinase PUMPKIN, chloroplastic isoform X2: MAAAAAVACGMSTSFLIRLSPSPPASSHVPLPRSPASSARPRRASSVSLSTAPRPRARAAGSDSPSNFGGQTSLMPPFSLMLDEGSRSKKPYRWQRVLLKVSGEALAGDHTENIDPKITMAIAREVASVTRLGVEVAIVVGGGNIFRGASWAGCSGLDRSSADYIGMLATVMNAIFLQATMESIGIPTRVQTAFRMSEVAEPYIRRRAVRHLEKGRVVIFAAGTGNPFFTTDTAAALRCAEINAEVVLKATNVDGVYDADPKRNPNARLLEAVSYHEVQTRDLSVMDMTAITLCQENNIPVVVFNLQKPGNIAKAIVGEKVGTFIGCTKDQDQIVGNALDQERRLVNEL; the protein is encoded by the exons atggccgccgccgccgccgtcgcctgcggCATGTCTACGTCCTTCCTCATCCGCctctcgccttcgccgccggcgtcttCCCACGTGCCTCTCCCTCGGTCTCCGGCTTCCTCGGCGCGCCCGCGGCGAGCGTCTTCCgtctccctctccaccgcgcctAGGCCGAGGGCACGCGCCGCCGGCTCCGACTCTCCCTCCAACTTTGG AGGTCAAACATCACTGATGCCACCATTCAGCCTTATGCTTGATGAAGGCTCTAGATCTAAAAAGCCATATAGATGGCAAAGGGTGTTGCTTAAAGTAAGTGGGGAGGCTCTTGCTGGAGATCACACAGAAAATATTGATCCAAAG ATCACGATGGCAATTGCAAGAGAGGTTGCTTCTGTCACCAGACTAGGAGTAGAG GTTGCTATTGTTGTTGGTGGCGGCAATATCTTCCGCGGGGCCTCTTGGGCTGGATGTAGTGGACTCGACCGCTCATCAGCAGATTACATTGG CATGTTGGCTACTGTGATGAATGCCATATTTCTTCAAGCAACAATGGAGAGCATTGGAATACCAACCCGTGTCCAAACTGCATTTCGTATGTCAGAAGTTGCAGAACCATACATACGCCGAAGAGCTGTCAGGCATTTAGAGAAAGGAAGAGTTGTTATATTTGCTGCTGGAACAGGGAACCCATTCTTTACAACTGATACAGCTGCTGCTCTTCGTTGTGCAGAAA TCAATGCAGAGGTAGTACTTAAGGCAACAAATGTTGACGGTGTGTACGACGCAGACCCCAAGCGTAACCCAAATGCCCGCCTTCTTGAGGCTGTGAGCTACCATGAGGTGCAAACAAGAGACCTCTCAGTAATGGACATGACTGCCATTACGCTATGCCAAGAAAACAACATTCCTG TTGTCGTGTTTAATTTGCAAAAACCTGGAAATATTGCGAAAGCTATTGTTGGTGAGAAGGTTGGCACGTTTATAGGCTGCACAAAAGATCAGGACCAGATTGTGGGGAATGCACTGGATCAAGAAAGAAGATTGGTGAACGAGTTATGA
- the LOC127775364 gene encoding probable Histone-lysine N-methyltransferase ATXR5 gives MGRRALPPSSSSSSSSTTTTSPELRRKRTAAPPPPPSPRRYRSISDVMRRSLPVDAAPPVARAYESTRCDVCGSGERDEELLLCDGCDRGRHTFCLRPIAARVPTGPWFCPPCAPRSKPVKRFPMTQTKIVDFFRIQKGAEDAEAEKCGLFQDVKKRRKRSLVMHKKRRRILPYVPTEDKVQRLKQMASLATAMTSSKMKFSNELTYMPGMAGRSCNQATLEEGGMQILPKEDKETIELCRTMQKRGECPPLLVVFDSREGFTVQADADIKDMTFIAEYTGDVDFLENRANDDGDSIMTLLLTEDPSKRLVICPDKRGNISRFINGINNHTLDGKKKKNIKCVRYDIDGESHVLLVACRDIACGEKLYYDYNGYEHEYPTHHFV, from the exons atgggccgccgcgcgctgccgccgtcgtcgtcgtcgtcgtcgtcgtcgacgacgaccacctCGCCGGAGCTGCGGCGGAAGcgcacggccgcgccgcccccgccgccgtcgccgcggaggTACCGCTCGATCTCCGACGTCATGCGCCGCTCGCTGCCCGTCGACGCGGCGCCCCCCGTGGCGCGCGCCTACGAGAGCACGCGGTGCGACGTGTGCGGGTCCGGGGAGCGGGACGAGGAGCTGCTGCTGTGCGACGGCTGCGACCGCGGCCGCCACACCTTCTGCCTCCGCCCCATCGCCGCCAGGGTCCCCACCGGCCCCTGGTTCTGCCCGCCATGCGCCCCGCGCTCCAAGCCCGTCAAAA GGTTCCCGATGACTCAGACGAAGATCGTTGATTTCTTCCGGATTCAGAAGGGCGCAGAGGATGCCGAGGCGGAGAAATGTGGGCTTTTTCAAG ATGTTAAGAAGCGAAGAAAGCGTTCCCTTGTTATGcacaagaagaggaggaggatacTGCCATATGTCCCAACTGAAGATAAAGTTCAAAGGCTCAAACAAATGGCTTCTCTAGCCACTGCTATGACATCTTCGAAGATGAAGTTCAGTAATGAGCTGACTTACATGCCTGGTATGGCTGGGAGATCGTGTAATCAAGCTACACTGGAAGAAGGTGGCATGCAG ATTCTTCCAAAAGAGGATAAGGAAACCATAGAACTTTGCAGAACCATGCAAAAAAGGGGAGAATGCCCTCCCCTTCTTGTGGTGTTTGATTCACGCGAAGG GTTCACAGTGCAGGCCGATGCTGATATTAAAGATATGACCTTCATCGCCGAATATACTGGAGATGTTGATTTTTTGGAAAACAGAGCAAATGATGATGGTGACAGTATAATGACTCTTCTTTTGACAGAAGATCCTTCCAAAAGGCTGGTTATTTGTCCTGATAAGCGTGGAAACATTTCCCGTTTCATTAATGGCATTAATAATCACACTCT GGATggcaaaaagaagaagaatattAAATGTGTCCGGTATGACATAGATGGTGAGAGCCATGTCTTGTTGGTTGCCTGCCGTGATATAGCTTGTGGTGAGAAGCTATATTATGATTACAATGGATATGAGCATGAGTACCCAACTCATCATTTTGTCTAA
- the LOC127775410 gene encoding uncharacterized protein LOC127775410: MGSKDSQVEATLQDGNKEDEEDDWEAIADRGENDETLTLARSLEQQAKVSPSSSSEKISTPSSGPKRRGRGSFLYDKSVLYSDQCGLENDMDEQESNDQSGSKGRVDEQKHKSSAAARQYGTRHVLVLYDFPPSTLAADLEKIFEKFGDHGVAIRWVNDTVALAVFRTPSAANEAQACIPPRYKVRPLKEDDDLLTKNDGIDLEPPTPRPKTSARTAQRLIAHGMGLRQFTNFGSDELKKQEEARRSRIAARQALRDDAWGSD; the protein is encoded by the exons ATGGGTTCAAAGGATTCTCAAGTCGAAGCTACTTTACAAGATGGGAACaaagaagatgaagaggatg ATTGGGAGGCGATTGCAGATCGTGGTGAAAACGATGAGACGCTAACGCTAGCGCGTTCTCTCGAGCAGCAAGCAAAGGTTTCTCCCAGTAGTTCTTCTGAGAAAATTAGCACTCCATCTTCAGGGCCcaagaggaggggaaggggttCGTTTCTTTACGACAAGAGTGTTCTATACAGTGATCAGTGTGGTCTAGAAAATGATATGGATGAACAAGAGTCTAATGATCAGAGTGGATCAAAGGGCCGTGTGGATGAGCAGAAGCACAAGAGTAGTGCAG CTGCGAGACAATATGGGACAAGGCATGTCCTTGTTCTTTATGACTTCCCACCTAGCACACTTGCAGCAGATTTGGAAAAGATTTTCGAGAAGTTTGGGGACCATGGAGTTGCCATTCGCTGGGTTAATGATACTGTTGCACTTGCAGTTTTTCGGACTCCATCAGCTG CTAATGAGGCACAAGCTTGTATACCTCCAAGATATAAAGTGCGGCCACTAAAAGAGGATGACGATCTCTTGACAAAAAATGATGGCATAG ACCTTGAACCACCAACTCCAAGGCCGAAGACATCTGCAAGAACAGCACAAAGGTTGATTGCTCATGGAATGGGGCTAAGGCAGTTTACAAACTTCGGGTCAGACGAGCTGAAGAAACaagaggaggcgaggaggagtcGGATCGCTGCTCGACAAGCTTTGCGGGACGATGCATGGGGTTCAGATTGA
- the LOC127782959 gene encoding uncharacterized protein LOC127782959, translated as MRRQAVVAAALAALAAGILAASLLLLWRCRRRSAAANRQQPAVVVASDAELTVQSPKKPAPARRRGGGSALRRALLRLLFCSRRRLTRVEPADSAAAATQGEEGEQAAGPDEEEVNTWRDRWFGPATAAASRALYTIDEESGAGSEGEEEPEPETPFYTPPASPPRLGGGGHSPEATV; from the coding sequence ATGAGACGCCAGGctgtcgtcgcggcggcgctcgccgccctcgccgccggcatcctCGCGGCGTCGCTCCTCCTGCtctggcgctgccgccgccgatcaGCGGCAGCAAACAGGCAGCAaccagccgtcgtcgtcgcctccgacGCCGAGCTCACGGTCCAGAGCCCGAAGAAGCCGGCGCCGgcccggcgccgcggcggcggcagcgcgctcCGGCGAGCGCTGCTCCGCCTCCTGttctgctcccgccgccgcctcacccgcGTGGAGCcggccgactccgccgccgccgccacgcagggggaggaaggggagcaggcggcggggcccgacgaggaggaggtgaacACGTGGAGGGATCGGTGGTTCgggccagccaccgccgccgcctcgcgcgcgcTCTACACCATCGACGAGGAGTCCGGCGCCGGcagcgagggcgaggaggagccgGAGCCCGAGACGCCGTTCTacacgccgccggcctccccgccccggctcggcggcggcggccactcgcCGGAAGCCACCGTGTGA
- the LOC127782770 gene encoding uncharacterized protein LOC127782770 — MPPPLDPILACMLNLRRATAAAAVDGLWFSFFSTTTTAGGAMEEEKAASPVSRHIMPHLLNIYGSCATARDFEIYAAHATFEDPLMRAHGVKQIKSAFYTLPKLFGESKIVEYTITENETAPGKVEILIDNKQHYKFLGRAIDLASLITLDVEDGKVVKHQDWWDKKPLKNRDTVSFPVVGRLAEATRRGAMLLTHALMGCGKDP, encoded by the exons ATGCCACCGCCGCTCGATCCGATCCTGGCCTGCATGCTCAATCTCCGCCGCGCgactgctgccgccgccgtcgacgggcTCTGgttctccttcttctccaccacgACGACTGCAGGAGGAGCCATGGAAGAGGAGAAGGCAGCCTCGCCCGTCTCCCGGCACATCATGCCGCATCTCCTCAACAT ATACGGATCGTGCGCGACGGCTCGGGACTTCGAGATTTACGCGGCGCATGCCACATTCGAGGACCCGCTTATGCGAGCTCATGG GGTTAAGCAGATCAAATCGGCCTTCTACACACTCCCCAAG TTATTCGGTGAATCCAAAATCGTGGAGTACACAATTACAGAAAACGAAACCGCGCCCGGAAAAGTCGAG ATACTGATCGACAACAAGCAGCACTACAAGTTCCTGGGCAGGGCCATCGACCTGGCGTCGCTCATCACGCTCGACGTCGAGGACGGCAAGGTTGTGAAGCACCAAGACTGGTGGGACAAGAAGCCTCTCAAGAACAGGGACACGGTGAGCTTCCCGGTGGTCGGCCGGCTGGCGGAGGCGacccgccgcggcgccatgcTGCTCACTCACGCTCTCATGGGCTGCGGCAAGGACCCATAG